The Dermacentor variabilis isolate Ectoservices unplaced genomic scaffold, ASM5094787v1 scaffold_13, whole genome shotgun sequence region GACCATATTTCTGTTCAGGGGATGCACGCTTGGAAGCGATTAAGTGGTGCCTTTTGTTGAACTGAAATTCCACTTCAGTGATGTGCACACAAAAGTCCAGTGCTTGTTCCAGTTAGCCATGTATTCTAAAAGGAATAAAATAAGTTCAATTGTGAAAATGTCATTCTGAAATGCAGACACATAACACTATAAAAGTAAACAAACGTTTCTTCATCAAACTGAAAATTATAAGCATGATGCatgagaaaaaaggaaatcagaTCACTTTGCCTTATTTATTTTAAACCACACAAACAGCTTAGTTCAAAATGCTTTATTATTATCTGTTACTATTTACATAAAAACTCCCACAGCAATGCGGCCACAGGAACCGGAGTCGAAATCGCGACCATAAGCAAAACGCCGCAGCCACTGAGGCCATCAGTTTCAGTGGCACTGGATATTATATTGGTCACTTTCCGCACCACTGTCGCAATACGTATGCGTTTCTACTGAGTATATATGCATATTTTGTTAACGCCAGTTAATGGACACTTTCGCACTAACAATAATCGCACGACAGTCGCATGTATCGCGATAATGAAGAAATACACTTAAAGGGCCCTGAagtggttcggacaaattttgtacacGCGtcgggtacagctaaagttaatcattcgcgccagaatttgtgtgaaacgtctcatattaagagagctacggacgattacgaGTTACATTTATGCATTCcatcctcaactcgttcgccgactcaacggggctaagctccgccttcactggctctgcgtatcatgatggcacgtcgtgtcgtctacttccggttcgcTAGGAgggagcgcgcgaagcctctccaaactctccgccagctgcttggcagtcgaccccaagcgaaagctatcgaagcagcgtgcattgcgagcatcctgtcgcagcgccaaacgtttctggtattccggtaaccacaggcgagcttgGTGTTTCGAAGGATGGCTGGAGGCAAAGACTCAAACGGATGAAGCAACTTTAGCGTatacgtacgtgagcggcctgatcggtctgcatggtccggCCACCCGTTGgggcagagcttaaccagccaaacaaagcgctaatattgctctaaccaagtgtaaaacattttaaacatttacaagagcaacgtgttaacgattacgctcctgcgaaaaatttacaccagcagcaaagaagaatacatttgaTTACTGGCGTATGAAAACGGTTTTCGTTTctcaaatgaaaaagaaactattagtgttgtctttacacaaaaaagaggctTACAACCAGGTCCCACCCTTAAGCTACAAGACGCCACACtaccagtaaaacaagaacacaagtttctgggtgctctgcttgataaaaagttgaactttctcgctCACATAAAGAGCCTTAAAATAAAAGTGAAGAATGCACTTAAAGTCCTGAAAGTCCTGTCCCGGAAGCGTTGGGGCTCTGACCGTGaatgcctgctacgcatctaccGTACTTTGGTGCGCAGCATATTAGATTATGGTAGCATCGTATACGGTTCAGCCAGACAGTCTTACATCCGTCAATTTGATCTAGTTCATAGCCTTGGACTGCGGCTGGCAAGTGGcgcttacagaacatcgcctgtccagagTTTGTATGTTGACTGTAATGAACCTCCTCTACAGCAGCGCGGAGTGGTACCAactttttcttacgtactcagaattcagtcctcaccacaacacatatgcttcaaCATTATCACACAGTGTAACTCACGCTTGCACtaaacaaacaaaccaaacatgattaagcCCCTTGTCCAAcgatatgaggaatatattcGGGATTATAACATTCCTCACGAAGTCCTTCAGATTGCGAGAGAACAACAGTGTTTGCCCCCGTGGCACGATTTATCACcgttatgtgattggacattgacacatttaaaggagaaagacaccccacacgaacacattatacaagaattccgctttCTATAGGACAAATATGaaaattacacggaattttacactgatggctctaaaacaaaagaacacgtgggtgtggggccgtaacagaacattgggaaagaagtattcgtttgccacagcacgcctctgtctacacagctgaaGTCTATGCATTGTGGATTGTGGTTAAAAAGAGCATCGCTGAAAAACACGAAAACCcaatcatatacactgattcattaagcacagggaaggctctacacgcgaaatccgaatgtgaacccctgataagggatattttaaacatggtaacattaaacaaatacggccggtcaattaggttttgctgggtaccaagccatgtaggtataccgggaaatgaagcagcggataggtgtgcatcaatggccGCGCTTAAATACTTAACAAACACGGcgcttccatataaagatagtatccgtgccatTAGGAAGGCCTTCACGTCAAAGTAGCAACACGAATGGTAGCATTGTACAgaaaacaagctacatcttattaaACCTATAAtcggcgagtggaaatcatgcagtcaccagcaacggttctacgaggtgatcttgtgtcgacttcgaattggaagagcgtaggttagggcgtgttggtattccataactgaggttttttttagcgcacgaaaagggacgtcttgccactgtctttcgtccattttcgtgcgctaaaaaacctcagttcgaattggacacacagaTTTGACGCACAATTTTCTCGtgcgaaaagaaaacccgccaacctgCGAAAAATGCCTTGAACCTCTTACAGTCATAcacatcctaataacatgtccacacatcgacagACTGatacggaggtttttacacagcctatataatttgcacactccattacaccctgccctattactagcagatgaccccctagtgccatttgctaacctgtttgacttttttagaaaaaaaactgGTGATTtgcaccaactataatgtaatacaGGTCTACCTACTCTaacgttgcatttcattttgtcttgtgtctggcgcagcatggccttacttgcctttgtgccattaaacccaaactaaccgACCAACCAACCATTTgattactgctactgtgtgtggttcaACTCTGTGCCAGCAGGTGGccgcaccgtgcagaccattcacatttgcgcttcacATTCACATCCACCTCACATTCACATTTGCTGGCGCGAGAAAATCGATATCTGCCTTCAAAGATTGGCACCGTAGAGTTCATCGTAATTAATGGGATGTAGTCCGCGTCCCAAATTTCAGACCCATCCCTCACCCTGTAAAACTGAGGTCTAAGCATAGCGCTTATATGTGTAGTCATGCGATAGTTGGCGGGCGCTGGCCTCAGCCATAGGACCTACTGGAACTCTCCTCAACACTTACcaacattctcgccttattttgTACCATCGGCTTGCAGATGAACTCTTTCAACAGCCAACATCCTGCCAACATGCGTTAGGTTTTTTTTATCTTTAGGTTATCTTTATATTTAAGTTAGTGCTGTCCTGAAATTTGCATCGGTTTCACCTTTTCCGAGATgcctgcatttttgtcggcctctgttcatatttggGCGATTTTGATAAACGTTGAAACAATAGCATGGCTACCTTACCACACAGCTCAAAAAGTCGTTTTCTTTTCCCAAGGCTctctgcaagcttctgccttcttgcctttcattatttttattcaATTCACCATCAATTGTAGCCCGTTTTGGATGACTACATTTCCACGGAAGTCGGCAGTCACTCAACGGTCATTTGGCTGAAGCCGTTCAAACCAAATCTACCATGGACACGACAGCCGCTTTTTCACACTACGAAAGTCACCATTTCATTAATGAGCGTGATTCTTCAGCATATAACTTCAGTATAGAAAATTATGTGGATCCCACGCACTcttggaatcgatgtaagcgaagctctcTGTGCGGTTTGCTGTGATTGGCAATATTTAGCGGTGATGGTGACTGCGAATCTTTCATTTCTTTGTCGTTTGGTCCAATACGAGAGTAGTaagttgatggcaaatgttaccttgcgcGTACCTCTGCTGTTGGTCTGCGTAATACACCGAACATACTGGGAGACATGCTTGCTTCAAGCGTTGTTGTGCGCCTTTGCTTACAACCTATAAGAAGGTTGAGccttgtcattgcctcacatggcacatcgcatcgcgtCAGAAGTGTTGTCataattatggggctgtacgtgccaaaccaTAATCGGATTAttaggcaagccgtagtggcagactccggaaatttggaccacctggggttctttaatgtgcatctaaacctaactacacgggtgtttttgcgtttcgccctcatcgaaatgcggccgccgtggccgggattcgatccgcgaCCTCGTACTGACGACGCTCTTCAGGCATCACGCTCGTGTTATGCATGGTTGTGAACCGGAGTGAAGGGCATGAGGACAACACGCCTTCCCGAAATTAAACATttggaataaccctttgttcgaCTCTTCGACATATGTCGAGGGCCCGTGATACGAACCACTTTCAAGTCGGTATCAGCATGCAAAGGGGGAACTCACATGTAACGTTTTCAATTGGATGGGTTTTTATTTATCATAATTACATTTTTATTGAAATTTCCATCCCTGACATGAGGTGAAAGCTCACTAATAAgcatttcaattttctttatCTTTAAGACCTCCTGTTAATGTAAGGTTGCTGCTTTTTACAGCCTTCTAAATTAAGAAGTATGTTATGAATAATAAATTATTGCGTTAAATGTGcaaacgcacacaaacacaaaaattcTAGTCAATTTCTCAGGGTTcactcaatgaaaatgtagcacgTCTATGCTGTCTCGTTGTATTGATGTGAAGAACACGTCAGTTCCAAAAGAATGAGTCACGAATAGAACTCATGCTAAGGCGAGCTTACAGTGGAAAAAgataacactcaaagcacaaagaTGGCAGCGCACCGAgtagtgcttcgtctgaatctgaCTTGTGGATCATCAAATTgtaatgctcgtacattgcagcgcaatcgcgGTGGCTCAAATGTCATCGAGAATGTACGTCAGTATTCGTTTCatgcgcgcaatctgataagataacgctctttcgctattgaatccgtgacaataTTCTGGATATTAGAAATACGTGCGGGCGCGTGTTGAGTTAATCGGTAACCTTGGAACAGTGGTCAGACGCTAAAGAAAGCTCACCCAAAAAGAAGAATGTGCAGTTGCTTTAAATATGAGCGGAAACATAGTGCCCGTGGTAAAAAGGGCTCCCAGGACTGCACCGCGGCGTCGACATACCGCAAATccaagagctaaacactttccgatcactggtatttatcaaaccagcatttcgtgTGCCATTCTAAAAAAGTTATGggattttacgagccaaaaccactttctggttatgaggcacgccgtagtggactccggaaaattcgaccaactagggttctttaacgtgcacctaaatctaagtacacgggtgttctcccattttgcccccatcaaaatgcgatcgccgtgaccgggattcgatcccgcgacctcgtgctcagcagcctgacaccatagccaatgagcaaccacggcgggtagtgccAGTCTAGCGATTTAGTCCAGTGGCCAGGTCCACCACGGGTACGGTGTCGGAGCTCATACTTCACATGACTGTACGTATGTCAGCATGAATTTTCACAAAACGGCAATATTTTCTTCTTTAGGTGTCAACAatagacagccaaaatatatgcagCAAAGCCCTTATcttaatacttcagtactttttgttctaacgtacatgtccgggctgctccatatgttacaaagtactgaaaatctATCTAATGCAGTCCCCCGGGGAGCTGTATTTATTCCTAATGACGCCAGggaaccgagcctgatgccagcaACGCTCACAcatctaatcgggagcgcgcatgGTGTTCTCGCGCActttgtgtgatataccgtagcgctgagctGCTTCTTGTATCATCTAGGAAAATCGATTGTGAACGCAGAAATGCACGGTTTGGCAAATTCGTTTCTGTTGCCGAACTTGATTTtcgccaagaaaacctgtccaagctttcacaatTGCTTTTTAAGAAGCCTAATGAACCTTCAATATGCCGGAtgcttttagctgcaccaaatagAACAATTCAACCAATACAAATATTGGTGAGATTATTTTATCATTTGATtattcagattggtaacctctagatacggagtaagttgagaagttgtgtgcgCAACTAACGTAGTTACGTTAATTACCTTTTTAATAATTGATCTCAGGtagctacagcaaatgagtagtttggagcccgtcctgtAGATTATCTAGCCGAGCGAGGATGTTTTGACTAAACATGCTTTTTTAGGAGCTATccgaacaaatattttgcgattAAACTCTCTCTTAAACCATAATTGGCCCAGAAAAATCACGTCTGTACAACCTGACCGCACTTAGCCTTTTGAGAAATTGCCAACAATAGTATAGCTCCATGACCACGTTGTTTGCGGCCAGTCCGCTTTGCATTTTTATTCACGTTTTTTcaaaggcaagcagtttaaagttttAATGTCAATATAGCAGTGAACATGTACCCTTGAAAGTTAGCTTGGTCGCAGAAACGATGCATGAcacaatgatggtgcagatttagcgcgtcgttGACATCAAGACAATGCTCTGTGCTAaggcaaggaagataacgaaactgAACGGCTAGGTAGCTGCTCATGCAGTCGTGCCTATGGCGACGGTGCCATAGTGACGAAATCTAGGCCAGCGATACTGACAGTTCAGgtgcttttttttcattgatttcgctttcagaaagagataatgctataaATGCTGTGTCATTCATTCTTCTCTCGTACATTTAAATATAGGTTTAAATTAACTGTACATCCCATTCGTCCAGGACAGTAGGTGTCCTGGACGAATGGGATGTACAGTAGTGTCCTGTTTGTATGCGGGACATTCGTCCAGGACCCGCATACAAACACGtccacacatgcacgcacgcacaaacgcgaGCATGCTCGCAcgcgcatacacgcacacatgcgcacacagaTTCAAACACAGAGACACAAACACGTGCGCAAGCGCAAATACAAGTGCACACGCTCTAGGCATGCGTACGTGCATGCGTGCTATCTCTCCTTCCCTGCTGCCTTAGAAAAACATGCGCTGGCAAAGAGACTGAATGACAGTCGCTCAGCAATTACCGttcaaactccagctgtaataaatcgttttacagtttaaatttggcgcttcatTACGTCAATGTGCCCTCCGATGAGAGGGtgcaaaaccatttgctcctgtcgtgtgatcaccatcatcaccatcagcctggttacgcccactgcagggcaaaggcctctcccatacttctccaactaccccggtcatgtactaatcatggccatgttgtccctgcaaactttttaatctcatccgcccatctaactttctgccgccctctgctacgctttccttcccttggaacccattctgtaactcttaatgactatcggtaatcttccctcctcattacgtgtcctgcccatgcccccccatttctttttcttaatttcaactaagatatcattaactcgcgtttgttctctcacccaatctgctcttttcttatcccttaacgttatacctatcattcttctttccatagctcgttgcgtcgtcctcaatttaagtagaaccactttcgtaagcctccaggtttctgccccgtacgtgagtactggtaagacacagctgcttataaacttttctcttgagggataatggcaacctgctgttcatgatctgagaatgcctgccaaacgcaccccagcccattcttattcttctgattatttcagtctcatgatccggatccgcagtcactacctgtcctaagtagatgtattcccttaccacttccagtgcctcactaactatcgtaaactgctgttctagactgttaaacattactttagttttctgcagattaatctttagacccacccttcggcttagcctctccaggtcagtgagcatgcattgcggttggtaccctgagttactaagcgaggcaatatcatcagcgaattgcaagttactaaggtattctccattaactcttatccccaattcttcccaatccaggtctctgaatacctcctgtaaacacgctgtgaatagcaatgaagagatcgtatctcccttcctgacgcctttctgtattgggatttcgttgctttctttatcgaggactacggtggctgtggagccgctatacatatctttcagtatttttacatacggctcgtctacaccctgattccgcaatgcctccatgactgctgaggtttcgactgaatcaagcgctttctcgtgatcaatgaaagctatatataaaggttggttatatttcgcacatttttctatcacctaattaatagtgtgaatatggtctattgttgagtagcctttacggaatcgtgcctggtctcttggttgacggaagtctaaggtgttcctgattctatttgcaattaccttagtaaatactttgtaggcaacggacagtaagctgatcggtctataatttttcaagtctttgagtcccctttcttatggattagtattatgttagcgtGTGGTGAACACAATTATGCCGCGGATAAGCCGCGGTGCTGCCAGCGCGGAACAGAGTTGACCGCAGTCGACCGtagccagccggccgccgagagagggccggcgcacaaagaataaagattagtTGGCACCTAGACTCCAAGCCCCACGCTTCGTTCGTCTCTGCCTTCCTCGCGCGTGCCAATAATTGGTGACCCGGACATGATCGCCATGAACCAGCCAAGCAACGCCGACAGCCCCACGGTAGCCGTACTTGATATCAAGCTACCTCCGTTTTGGACTGGCGACCCGGAACTTTGGTTCGTGCAAGTTGAATCACAGTTTGCTGCACGCCGCATCACTGCTGACAGCACCAAATACCACCACGTTGTGGGCAGCCTCCCGCCTGCGACGGCCAGCGAGGTGCGGGACCTACTGCAAACACCACCCGTAGAAAATGCCTACCAGACGCTAAAAGAGACACTGATTCGCCGCGTCACACCTACAGAGCCGGAGCGTCTCCAACAGCTACTGCGGGAGGCCGAACTTGGCGACCGCCGACCCAGCCAGTTGCTACGCCACATGCAACAACTGGCCGGCGACGCGACAGCAAGCGACGGTCGTTTAGTGCGGGAACTGTTCCTGCAAAGGCTTCTCACAAGTGTACGGATAGGCCTCACGGCGTCGAGCGAGACAGACCTTGCCAAGATGGCCGAGCTCGCCGACAAACTCATGGCTGTCGCCGTGCCCACAGTCGCGTCGGTGCACGCAGACGCACCGTCCGCCAATTCCTTGCAAGAGATGGGAGAGGAAATTTCTCGCCTCGCAGACACCGTCGCAGCGCTGCACTCGAGCGGAAACCAGCGACCACGACAGAGTACCGCATCACAACCACAACAACGTAGGGTGTGCTGGTACCACCGCAAATTCGGCAACGCTGCACGGTAATGTGCGTCGCCGTGTGAAAATTCGGGAAACGCCCCGGGCCAGCACTGAGGGTGACCAGTGCTCCCGCCGTGCCGGACAGTCGCCCATCGGTTTTGTTCCTGACCGATCGCGAAAGAGGTGCTCGTTtcctagtcgacacaggggcggaAGTTAGTGTCGTGCCGGCGTCGCCAGCCGACCGCAAACGACCGTGCGCAGCACCGTTGCAAGCTGTCAACAATACGACGATACCGATGTACGGGCCACGCTCCCTCTCGCTGGACCTGGACCTCAAGAGGACTTTTCGGTGGATTTTCGTCATGGCTGACGTAAAATTTGCCATCCTGGGAGCGGACTTTTTGCGCAACTTCGGACTTCTTGTCGATGTCCGCAACCAGCGTTTACAGGACCCCCTGTCAAAAGCAGAAGTGCGCGGGAAGCCATCCAGGCATCCACCCCTCAGCCCCACGCTCGTAGCACCGCCGGGCGCTACACGATTCACCGGCATCCTCGGCGATTTCCCCGAACTGACGCGCCCACCACAGGCCAGCGCGGCCGTCAAACACAATGTATGCCACCACATTGTCACCACAGGCCCACCAGTTTACGCACGCCCACGTCGCCTGTCCCCGCAAAAGCTGCAAGCAGCTCGACAGGAATTCGACCACATGCTCGAGCTCGGCATAATCCGCCCGTCCGCTATTCCGTCGGCGTCTCCACTGCACATGGTGCCGAAGTCTACACCAGGAGACTGGCGACCCTGCGGTGACTATCGAGCCCTCAATCGAGCAACCGTGCCCGACCGGTATCCGGTACCTCACAGTCATGATGTCACGTCCAGCCTACATGGTGCGGCGATTTTCTCCAAGGTCGACCTCATGCGGGCGTACCATCAGATCCCCGTGGCTCCAGAGGATGTATCGAAGACGGCGATAACCACTCCCTTCGGCCTGTTCGAGTTCCTACGCATGCCGTTCGGCCTGCGAAACTCCGGACAGACATTCCAGCGTTTTATCAACGGCGTTTTGCATGGCCTCGACTTCTGCCATGCATACCTCGACGACCTACTCATCGCAAGCACTTCACCGGACGAGCATGAGGCGCATCTGCGATCCGTGTTTCAGCGCCTGGCGGAGCATGGGCATCCTGGTGAACACGGACAAGTGCGAGATGGGTGCCGAGAAGCTGACTTTTCTTGGCCATGTTGTTTCAAGCTCTGGCATTCAACCTCATCCAGACAAGGTTAAAGCTGTCGAGAAGTTTACACGACCCACCACTAAGCGCCAGCTCCGCGAGTTCCTTGGCCTTGTAAGTTACTACCGACGTTTCGTACTTCGGTGCGCGGCCGTTCTACACCAGCTCCACCTCCTGCTGTCGACACACGAAGGTGCTGCTAGGGAGCTGCTCTGGACGGACGATGCCGAAGCGGCTTTTCAAGAGATCAAGAGATGCCTCGCCGACGCCACACCTCTCGCCTACCCGCAACTGGGAGGCCCACAGTGCGTCATGGTCGACGCTTCGCACGCAGCTGTGGGTGCTGTCCTTCAACAACTCAACAAAGGAGCATGGCAACCGATCGATTTCTTTTCTCGGAAATTAACACCcaccgagcagcgttacagcaCTTTCGGACGCGAGCTGTTGGCCGTCTACGCAGCAATCCGGCACTTTCGTCACTACTTAGAAGGGACGGAATTCTTCGTAATGACTGATCACAAGCCTCTCACCTACGCCTTACGCTCCCTGAAATCTGATGGCGGCACGCACACAGCCCACGAGCTGCGGCAGATGCCCTACATATCGGAATTCACTGCGGACATTCGCCACATAAAAGGAGTAGACAACGCTGTCGCCGATGCTCTGTCGCGCAGCCCAGTAAATGCCATCACTCACACGGGAATAGACCTCGCAAAAGTGGCGGCAGCTCAACGCGACGATGACAAACTGCGCCGTTAGCAGGAAACATCGACGTCACTCATCCTACAGCGGTTTCCTTTGCCCGGAGCAGGAGACATTTGTCGCGATACATCTACAAGTAGCCCTCGACCATTCGTGCCTGCTTGCCTCCGTCGGGAGGTATACGCTTCGTTGCACGAGCTTTCACACCCAGGAATCCGGGCGACCCAGAAGCTGCTCACGGCACGTTTCGTATGGCCTGGCATCAACCGCGATTACCGACAGTGGACTCGCGAGTGTCTTAGGTGTCAACGGTCCAAGGTTCAGCGTCACACTGTGACACCGTTGGAGACTTTCCCAGGGCCAGATGCTCGACTCGACCACATCCATATGGACATAGTCGGACCATTGACACCTTGCCAGGGCCAAACGTACTTGCTCACTTGGGTCGACCGTTTCACGCAATGGGCAGAAGCTATCCCGATTCCCGACATTACAGCCGAAACTGTTGCTCGCGCTTTTGTCAACCAATGGCTATGTCGCTTTGGTGCACCTTCCTCCATTACAACGGACAGAGGAAGCCAGTTTGAGTCTGCGTTGTTCGCCGGTCTGACaaaaccacggagcaagaaacatttaggagtggaaactccgctgtttgcggcgaccagaaaaagtcacatgcccgcggagccgttatcgtgcttgcggcgcctggcggcctggaaagaaatcaccgccgttgagagcgcgctggagccgcctgcccgggcgctgcattttttttcgctgcggcttctacgacgccccgcatggcgccgccactgtatacatggccccgtcggcgcatacaacaattgggaccttatctggtcgcccgcgctcgctcgcgctgacgggagtttcacctcctaaatgtcttactccgtggacAAAACTCATCGGCGCCTCGCGCATCAGGACTACGGCCTACCACCCGATGAGCAATGGAATGGTCGGGAGGTTTCACTGGCAGCTGAAAGCAACACTTATGGCAAGTGAACATGACTCTTGGGTGGAAGCATTGCCTATCGTGCTCTTGGGCATACGCACAGCGTGCAAAGCAAATATCGGCTGCAGCGCTGCGGAACTTGTCTACGGCACGACGCTACGTCTTCCCGGTGATTTCTTTGCATCCGACCAAGAGCAAGCTCGCATTTCCGCCAGCGACTACGCATCTCGCCTCCGTGACCTCATGAACAAGCTTCGAGCTACACCTCCGCGAAAGCCCACAGAGAGGAGGATACACGTGAGCAACGAGCTTGAGTCATGTAGTCACGTCTTTCTGCGGAACGACGCTGTACGACGACCACTACAAGCACCGTACGATGGGCCATTCAAGGTTCTCCGTCGTGGGCGGAAGACGTTCACTATCGAAATGCGGGGCCGGCGGGAAGTTGTCTCCTTGGACAGGCTTAAACCTGCGTACATGGAAACGCAGCCCATGACACCCATCTCCACCCCATCGCCTGGAACCCATACAAAATGCAGCCACGCCTGATAGTCGCACCTACCACAGGCGCAGTGGCAGACGTCTAAATGCGCCAAATCGCCTGAACCTCTAATCACACGAGTGTTTTGTCGTGTTGGTTCCGTTCGTGTTCTCACTAGGGGGGAGTGCTGTGGTGAACAAATATGCCGCGGATAAGCCGTGGGGCTGCCAGCGCGGAACAGAGCCGACCGCAGTCGACCGtagccagccggccgccgagagagggccggcgcacaaagaataaaaattagttggcaccgagactccaagccccacgcctcctctctgctttcctcgcgcgtgccaataagcgtttttccaagattccggtacgctcgaagtcatgaggcattgcatatacagggtggccagt contains the following coding sequences:
- the LOC142566624 gene encoding uncharacterized protein LOC142566624; translated protein: MIAMNQPSNADSPTVAVLDIKLPPFWTGDPELWFVQVESQFAARRITADSTKYHHVVGSLPPATASEVRDLLQTPPVENAYQTLKETLIRRVTPTEPERLQQLLREAELGDRRPSQLLRHMQQLAGDATASDGRLVRELFLQRLLTSVRIGLTASSETDLAKMAELADKLMAVAVPTVASVHADAPSANSLQEMGEEISRLADTVAALHSSGNQRPRQSTASQPQQRRVCWYHRKFGNAAR